The Radiobacillus deserti genomic interval CTTGTCGAACGAGGGGTGGAGAAATGTCGAAGCGATATTTGATAGTGATTATGATCGGATTGCTTAGTATCTGTTTGTTTGCTTGTCAACAGCAACAAACGATGCCAGACGGTTATTATCCGTACGACAAGGAAAAAGTAAAATCTGCGATTCAAGATCTTTCCTTCCAGCCTAAAATACCATCATACTTGCCAATGGAAACTGCGATTGTTGTTTCCGACCACTTTACAACTCTTGAAACCAATAATGAAGCTTTGGATGTAAGCTTTTATACAGTAGATAACGATCTTCTGTCTATCCAAATGGTAGATGGTCAATTAGAGCAAGAAGAGCAAATGACCCAAAATTCTACTGTACAAATAAGCGGCGAGGTGGATGGAAGTTATACGGAAAATAGGTTTGCTCAAACTCTTTACTGGGAAGAAGAAGGTATAACGTATAAGCTGATGTATCGAAACAACAAGGATTCCAGTAACCCTATGCCGAAGGACAAGCTTATCAAGGTTGCACAATCCTTTCAATCTTAATAGAACATATAGCAGCTAAACTCTCCAGGTTAAAGATACTGGAGAGTTTTTTTATGGAAAATGGAATGAAAATAAAGGATAGACAAAATATATAACAGAAAATGTGTTTCTATTCTACATGTTTCTACTTGCATGACGTCTGACCTCTATGATAAAATCCAATATGTTGACTGAAAGCACTTTCATATTTTAGACACCTTAGGAGGAAAATGAATGGAAATTTTGTTAGGTATTGT includes:
- a CDS encoding DUF4367 domain-containing protein codes for the protein MSKRYLIVIMIGLLSICLFACQQQQTMPDGYYPYDKEKVKSAIQDLSFQPKIPSYLPMETAIVVSDHFTTLETNNEALDVSFYTVDNDLLSIQMVDGQLEQEEQMTQNSTVQISGEVDGSYTENRFAQTLYWEEEGITYKLMYRNNKDSSNPMPKDKLIKVAQSFQS